Part of the Myxococcus fulvus genome, CCGCACGCCGTGGATCCTCACAGCGGCAAGCCCGCGGTGGCCGCCGCCGCGCGAGTGGAGACGGCCTGATGCGAGTGCCGGCCAACAGACCGGCCCTCCGCGTGCAGCCGACGGGCGCGGGCGAGGAGGAGCTGGAGTCCAACGAGGACTCGGGAGCGGCCTACGAGGCGCCCCCCGAGGAGGACACCTCCACTCCCGCGTCACGGCGGCTGCACGACCTCATCATCCAGCTCGGGCGCTACCGCTCGTTGAGGGATCCGCTGCACGGAATCTGCGAGAGCAACCAGCTCACCCCCACGCAGATCCACGTGCTGATGTGGCTGGGCAACGACGGCCCCACGCACGTGGGCGTCCTGGCCCAGCGGGTCGGAATCACGAAGAAGACCATCACCGGCGTGGTGGATCGGCTGGAGGACATGAAGATGGTGGAGCGCACGAGGGACGCCGAGGACCGGCGCGCCGTCGTCGCGCAGCTCACCTCGGAGGGCGTCAAGCTCTTCACCCTCATCAGCCGCAGCGTGGACCAGGGGCTGCGGCGGATGCTGGACCTGCTTCCTCCCGATGACCAGGAGGCCCTCTTCGGCCTCCTGGAGCGGGTGCTGAAGCGGCTCGGGACCACGCCCGAGCAGGCCGTCTAGGATGGACGAGCGCGCGTCGGTGGGAACCTCCGCCCGACGCGCGCTCCGTCTCCTGGCCTGCCTCCCCTGTCTCCTCTTCAGCCCGGGGGTTCGAGCCGAGCCCTCGCCGCTCGCGCGAGAGCTGGCGTCCAGGTGTCGTGCGTGGGCCTCGGATGCGCGTGCTCCGTGGGCGCTCGCGCATGGCATGGCGCTGGACGGGCGTGAGTTCCGCGCGGCGGATGGACGGCGCGCCGCCGAGGTCGTGGTGGCGGACTTCCTGCGCCTGGCTCCCGCGCGCGAGCAGACCGCGTCGAGCCGGGTGGACGTCTACTTCGAGCCGTTCACGTCCGACGGCATACCGGTGGAGCCGCATCCGGCGCTCCAGGTGAAGACGCTGCTGGCCTCCGGGTTGCCTTTGTCACAGCGCTTCAAGACGGCCTGGGGCGAGGTGACGCTGCGCGACCTGGCGGAGGACGTGAAGCGCGACTTCCGCGGGGAGCAGGTGGAGTCCGGTGAGAGCGCGTGGATGCTGGAGGCGCTCTCGCTGAGCTCGCGGCCCGGGGATTCGTTCCGCGATTCGACGGGGCAGCGGGTGCGCGTGGATGAGGTGATGATTCGTGCGCTCGCGGCGCTGGAGACGGCGAACGCGGAGCTGGCCGAAGGGATGAAGGCGAAGAGGCCCGAGGTGCCCAAGCGGGGCCAGGGCATCTACGCGCATCCGTGTGGCGGGCTGCACTACTTCCAGGCGGTGGCCGGCTGGGCGCGGCATGCCTCGGTGCGCACGGCGTGGAGACAGCGGCTCGCGGCGCAGGTGGACGTGCTGCTGTATCGGCTGGACTCGGAGACGCGACAGTACGAGTCCGCGTGGGCCTCGGCGCCCGCGGAGCGCGAGCGCGTCCTCGCGCAGATGCTGAAGTTCCAGGGGCATCTGCTGGAGACCCTCGGACGACTGCGGGAGGACACGGGCTGGCGCCCTACCCCCGCGCAGCAGCAGACGGTGGAGCGGGCGCGCCGGTACCTGGAGAACACGGTGCGCCGGATGGACCAGACGGGCCTGCTCGCGGCTCCCGCGTCGGTGGCCGGGCGCGACAAGCAGCTCGCGCTCGACCTGGTGGGCGACACCTGTCACGCCGCGCGAGGAGAGTCCTTGTGGAGCACCCGAGAGCTCACACGCCCAGTCGCGCCATCTCCTCCTCGGTGAAGCCCGCCTCCGCGAGCACCTCGCGCGAGTGCTGACCCAGCGCGGGCGGCTCGCGCAGCGGCGTGGGCCCCATGCGCAGCGGCGTCAGCAGGTGCGTCACCTTGCCCAGCCTGGAGTCCTCCGCCTCGACGAAGAGCCCACGAGCGCGCAGTTGCGCGTCCTTCAGCACGTCGTCCCCTTCCGC contains:
- a CDS encoding MarR family winged helix-turn-helix transcriptional regulator, translating into MRVPANRPALRVQPTGAGEEELESNEDSGAAYEAPPEEDTSTPASRRLHDLIIQLGRYRSLRDPLHGICESNQLTPTQIHVLMWLGNDGPTHVGVLAQRVGITKKTITGVVDRLEDMKMVERTRDAEDRRAVVAQLTSEGVKLFTLISRSVDQGLRRMLDLLPPDDQEALFGLLERVLKRLGTTPEQAV